Proteins encoded by one window of Lathyrus oleraceus cultivar Zhongwan6 chromosome 1, CAAS_Psat_ZW6_1.0, whole genome shotgun sequence:
- the LOC127116041 gene encoding fe-S cluster assembly factor HCF101, chloroplastic, with translation MQAVQASSSPHFSIHSPKPPHSSTWGGLLASSLNVKSSPLISIHSQREQSSLWTCYNKRVILKSSFSARAASVEVGTSSVSTGTAEDDVLKALSQIIDPDFGTDIVTCGFVKDMKIDKDLGEVSFRLELTTPACPIKDVFEQKANEVVAVVPWVKNVNVTMSAQPAKPLYAEQLPVGLQTISNIIAVSSCKGGVGKSTVAVNLAYTLADMGARVGIFDADIYGPSLPTMVSPESRLLEMNPEKKTIIPTEYMGVKLVSFGFAGQGRAIMRGPMVSGVINQLLTTTEWGELDYLVIDMPPGTGDIQLTLCQIVPLTAAVIVTTPQKLSFIDVAKGVRMFSKLKVPCVAVVENMCHFDADGKRYYPFGRGSGSEVVQQFGIPHLFDLPIRPTLSASGDSGMPEVVADPQGDVSKIFQNLGVCVVQQCAKIRQQVSTAVTYDKSIKAIKVKVPDSDEEFFLHPATVRRNDRSAKSVDEWTGEQKLLYSDVVEDIEPEEIKPMGNYAVSITWPDGFSQIAPYEQLQTLERLVGVSAEA, from the exons ATGCAAGCTGTTCAAGCTTCATCTTCACCACACTTTTCTATCCATTCCCCAAAACCACCACACTCATCAACATGGGGAG GTTTGCTTGCTTCTTCTCTGAATGTAAAGTCTTCACCTTTGATTTCTATTCACTCCCAAAGGGAACAAAGTTCATTATGGACTTGTTATAATAAAAGGGTCATCTTAAAAAGCTCTTTTTCTGCTAGAGCTGCTTCTGTTGAAG TTGGAACTTCGTCGGTATCAACTGGAACAGCGGAGGATGATGTGTTGAAAGCCTTGTCTCAGATCATTGATCCAGACTTTGGAACAGATATTGTTACTTGCGGATTCGTGAAAGATATGAAGATCGATAAAGATCTAGGAGAG GTGTCGTTTCGGTTAGAGCTCACTACACCAGCATGTCCGATCAAGGACGTG TTTGAGCAGAAAGCAAATGAAGTGGTGGCGGTGGTCCCTTGGGTCAAGAATGTAAATGTTACGATGTCAGCGCAGCCGGCGAAACCTTTATATGCAGAGCAACTTCCAGTAGGTCTACAGACAATTTCAAATATTATCGCTGTATCCAGTTGCAAG GGGGGTGTAGGGAAATCAACTGTAGCAGTAAACCTTGCTTATACTTTAGCTGATATGGGTGCTAGAGTCGGTATATTTGATGCGGATATTTATGGTCCAAGCTTACCAACTATGGTGTCTCCTGAAAGTCGACTGTTAGAAATG AATCCAGAAAAGAAGACCATAATTCCAACCGAATACATGGGAGTCAAGTTGGTTTCTTTTGGATTTGCCGGACAAGGACGTGCAATAATGCGCGGCCCTATGGTTTCCGGAGTCATTAACCAACTTCTCACTACAACTGAGTG GGGCGAGCTGGATTACCTTGTTATTGACATGCCTCCTGGAACTGGAGATATTCAACTCACTTTATGCCAG ATAGTCCCATTAACTGCTGCTGTAATTGTTACCACTCCTCAAAAGCTATCGTTCATCGATGTTGCAAAAGGTGTTCGGATGTTTTCAAAGCTTAAG GTACCTTGTGTAGCTGTTGTCGAGAACATGTGTCATTTTGATGCTGATGGGAAAAGATACTACCCGTTTGGTAGAGGTTCAGGTTCTGAG GTTGTTCAGCAGTTTGGGATACCGCATCTGTTCGATCTTCCTATTAGACCGACT TTATCTGCTTCTGGAGATAGTGGAATGCCTGAAGTGGTGGCCGATCCTCAAGGTGATGTTTCGAAGATATTCCAAAATCTAGGAGTATGTGTTGTGCAACAGTGTGCCAAAATACGTCAACAAG TTTCAACAGCTGTAACCTATGATAAATCAATCAAGGCAATTAAAGTGAAAGTACCGGATTCAGATGAAGAATTCTTTCTGCATCCTGCAACAGTGAGGCGGAACGATCGATCTGCCAAGAGTGTG GATGAATGGACCGGGGAGCAGAAATTGCTGTATTCCGATGTTGTTGAAGATATTGAACCCGAAGAAATTAAGCCGATGGGAAATTATGCAGTTTCAATAACTTGGCCCGATGGGTTTAGTCAG ATTGCTCCGTATGAACAGTTGCAGACATTGGAACGGCTAGTTGGTGTTTCTGCAGAAGCATGA